A stretch of the Rhizomicrobium sp. genome encodes the following:
- a CDS encoding esterase-like activity of phytase family protein → MRAALILLCLLPAFPAFAGGEESATRPQLVGVGRIASDALDMQGETLGGMGSGMMLVPHSWRRVGKTFVAHLDLLPDRGWNTAGSVDYRARVQKFDISLLPDYDAPGHEGQLTLALKKSLLLTDDKGMPTTGFDPVAVRPAAGAIPDLPVSADGRVSLDDEAIAPDGKDGFWIGDEYGPYVYRYNAQGRMIGALRPPEAFIPRRDGQENFSANSPPAGSAVDTGNPETGRQNNQGFEGMSVSPDGHTLFVVNQSALRQDLDAGNVAATRRNVRLLAYDITATPRLIHEYALQLPLYEAGGKTNVAAQSELLAIDDHRFLLLCRDSGGGLASKRPASLYRKVVLVDVQGATDIAGRYDDAAGSIAPNGILRGDIMPAAMADFVDLNDNGQLGRFGLHNGAPADAHDLYEKWESLALAPAEQPGEYILLVGSDNDFITQHGRMAGKAYADGSGANVDTLIMAWRVRIPEQSSAAGSAAHPR, encoded by the coding sequence ATGCGCGCCGCGCTGATCCTGTTGTGTCTCTTACCGGCCTTCCCCGCCTTCGCCGGCGGGGAAGAGTCCGCCACCCGGCCGCAGCTCGTCGGGGTTGGGCGCATCGCTTCGGATGCCCTGGACATGCAGGGCGAGACGCTGGGCGGCATGGGCTCGGGCATGATGCTTGTGCCGCATAGCTGGCGTCGTGTGGGGAAGACATTCGTCGCGCATCTCGATCTTTTGCCGGATCGAGGCTGGAACACCGCCGGCAGCGTCGATTACCGGGCGCGGGTGCAAAAGTTCGATATCAGCCTGTTGCCCGACTACGATGCGCCGGGACATGAAGGCCAACTGACCCTTGCTCTCAAGAAGAGCCTTCTTCTGACGGACGACAAGGGGATGCCGACAACCGGCTTCGACCCCGTTGCTGTGCGTCCCGCGGCCGGCGCAATTCCCGACCTGCCGGTCTCGGCCGATGGTCGCGTCAGTCTGGACGATGAAGCCATCGCACCGGACGGAAAGGACGGCTTCTGGATCGGCGACGAGTATGGACCCTATGTGTATCGCTACAATGCACAGGGGCGCATGATTGGAGCCCTGCGGCCGCCCGAGGCGTTCATTCCGCGGCGCGACGGCCAGGAGAATTTCTCCGCCAACAGCCCTCCGGCGGGCAGCGCAGTCGACACCGGCAATCCCGAAACGGGCCGGCAGAACAATCAAGGCTTCGAGGGCATGAGCGTCAGCCCCGACGGCCATACCTTGTTCGTCGTCAACCAGAGCGCGCTGCGCCAGGACCTCGACGCCGGCAATGTCGCCGCCACGCGCCGCAATGTCCGCCTGCTCGCGTATGACATCACGGCCACGCCCCGTTTGATCCATGAGTATGCGCTTCAGCTGCCGCTATATGAGGCGGGCGGAAAGACCAATGTTGCCGCGCAAAGCGAACTTCTGGCCATCGACGATCATCGCTTCCTGCTTCTGTGCCGCGACAGCGGCGGCGGGCTCGCGTCGAAGCGCCCGGCCTCGCTTTACCGCAAGGTCGTGCTGGTGGATGTGCAAGGCGCCACGGACATCGCGGGCCGCTATGATGACGCTGCCGGCAGCATCGCGCCGAACGGCATCCTGCGCGGCGATATCATGCCGGCGGCCATGGCGGATTTTGTCGACCTGAACGACAACGGTCAGCTCGGCCGCTTTGGACTGCACAACGGGGCACCGGCGGACGCCCATGATCTCTACGAGAAGTGGGAAAGCCTGGCATTGGCGCCCGCGGAGCAACCCGGCGAATATATTTTGCTTGTCGGCAGCGACAACGATTTCATCACCCAGCACGGCCGGATGGCCGGCAAAGCCTATGCCGACGGCAGCGGCGCCAATGTCGATACCTTGATCATGGCGTGGCGTGTCCGGATACCGGAGCAATCGTCTGCCGCAGGATCTGCTGCGCATCCGCGATGA
- a CDS encoding phosphotransferase, producing the protein MREAWQRADAAITLGAAEAAELLRPALGDVAVAALEPLGGGKSNTNIRVRLSGAPHDVVLRLYQRDPGQMRKEAALSRRLAGQVPVPVYRHCGTRPVNGAAYAVVAWIEGRPLEAMARGAGESDLRFAGHEVGRVLAAIHGVTFAQAGFLDGDLNIHPFPGGSSSAGFLATTFEGIAGERLGRPLAAEVVAFAEANEHRLAAWSQPPRLTHFDFGGSNILLRDDFSVAAVVDWEFAASASPPPDFGNLLRPPLGLSTAFVEGVADGYRAAGGFLPEDWRALTRLADMSAWADFLSRPFAGDALIADAQQILRQTIAPVSGHATP; encoded by the coding sequence GTGCGCGAGGCGTGGCAGCGGGCGGATGCGGCGATCACGCTGGGCGCGGCCGAGGCAGCCGAGCTTCTGCGCCCCGCCCTCGGCGACGTCGCGGTGGCGGCGCTGGAGCCGCTGGGCGGCGGAAAATCCAACACCAATATCCGTGTGCGGCTGAGCGGCGCGCCGCACGACGTCGTGCTGCGGCTCTACCAGCGCGACCCAGGGCAGATGCGGAAGGAAGCGGCGCTGTCGCGGCGTCTGGCCGGGCAGGTGCCCGTGCCCGTCTATCGCCATTGCGGCACGCGCCCAGTGAATGGTGCGGCCTATGCCGTGGTGGCATGGATCGAGGGCCGCCCGCTGGAGGCGATGGCGCGCGGCGCGGGCGAGAGCGACCTGCGCTTTGCGGGGCACGAGGTCGGCCGCGTGCTCGCCGCGATCCACGGCGTCACCTTCGCACAGGCCGGCTTCCTCGACGGTGATCTGAACATCCATCCGTTTCCCGGCGGCAGCTCTTCGGCTGGGTTCCTTGCGACCACGTTCGAGGGCATCGCGGGCGAGCGGCTGGGCCGCCCGCTCGCGGCAGAGGTCGTGGCCTTCGCCGAGGCCAATGAGCACCGCCTCGCCGCATGGTCGCAGCCGCCGCGGCTGACGCATTTCGATTTCGGCGGCAGCAATATCCTGCTGCGCGACGATTTCTCGGTCGCGGCCGTGGTGGACTGGGAATTCGCCGCCAGCGCGTCGCCGCCGCCGGATTTCGGCAACCTGCTGCGCCCGCCGCTCGGCCTTAGCACCGCATTCGTCGAGGGCGTGGCGGACGGCTATCGCGCCGCGGGCGGCTTCCTGCCGGAGGATTGGCGCGCGCTGACGCGGCTCGCCGACATGTCGGCCTGGGCGGACTTCCTCTCGCGCCCCTTCGCCGGCGACGCACTCATCGCGGATGCGCAGCAGATCCTGCGGCAGACGATTGCTCCGGTATCCGGACACGCCACGCCATGA
- a CDS encoding glutathione peroxidase has product MTSIYDFSAKTLQGKDVPLAEFRGKPMLIVNTASKCGFTPQYEGLEELYKAHRDQGLVVLGFPCNQFGAQEPGSAEEIGAFCQVNYGVSFPMFAKIDVNGPAEHPLYTFLKNEKRGLGWRGIKWNFTKFLVNREGKVVGRFAPTTKPKDIEGAIAKVL; this is encoded by the coding sequence ATGACCAGCATCTACGATTTCTCGGCCAAGACCTTGCAGGGAAAGGATGTGCCGCTCGCGGAGTTTCGCGGCAAGCCGATGCTGATCGTCAACACCGCGAGCAAATGCGGGTTCACGCCGCAATATGAAGGGCTCGAAGAGCTCTACAAGGCGCATCGCGACCAGGGGCTCGTGGTGCTGGGCTTTCCCTGCAACCAGTTCGGGGCGCAGGAGCCGGGCAGCGCCGAGGAGATCGGCGCGTTCTGCCAGGTCAATTACGGGGTGAGCTTTCCGATGTTCGCCAAGATCGACGTCAACGGACCGGCGGAGCATCCGCTCTACACCTTCCTGAAGAACGAGAAGCGCGGCCTGGGCTGGCGCGGCATCAAATGGAATTTCACGAAATTCCTGGTGAACCGCGAGGGCAAGGTGGTGGGCCGCTTCGCGCCGACCACCAAGCCGAAGGACATCGAAGGCGCGATCGCCAAGGTGCTCTGA